In Virgibacillus sp. NKC19-16, a single genomic region encodes these proteins:
- a CDS encoding aldehyde dehydrogenase family protein, whose translation MTVVSLETNKLANYINGEWVDVSSTAPVINPATNEAIVEVPLSDASSVDHAVAGAKKAQKDWALVPAPQRAEVLYQVGYLMKERKERLSQLLTMENGKVLEEARGEVQEGIDMAFYMAGEGRRLFGQTTPAELKDKFAMSQRVPVGVVGIITPWNFPIAIATWKSFPAIVAGNAVIWKPATETPIMAYELAKIFEEAGLPDGVLNVVFGSGSSVGDAMVQHKDIRVISFTGSDATGRNIASECGKQLKKVSLEMGGKNAVIVMDDADLDLAVEGILWSAFGTSGQRCTACSRVIVHEKVKETLEERLLAKMEELTIGNGLDESIKVGPIINKAGMDKINGYMEIGKEEGAKLLAGGYELNAGDQGKGNYFAPTLFSDATADMRISQEEIFGPVVSLIPVKSFEEAIEVNNGVAFGLSSSIFTTDVNRVFQAQRDLDTGIVYVNAGTTGAEIHLPFGGTKGTGNGHRDSGVQALDVFTEWKAIYVDYSGKLQRAQIDVD comes from the coding sequence ATGACAGTTGTATCATTGGAAACAAACAAACTAGCAAATTATATTAACGGAGAATGGGTAGATGTGAGTAGTACTGCACCGGTGATCAACCCGGCAACAAATGAGGCGATTGTGGAGGTACCGCTGTCGGATGCATCTAGCGTCGATCATGCTGTTGCCGGGGCAAAGAAAGCTCAGAAAGATTGGGCACTAGTACCAGCACCACAACGTGCGGAAGTACTCTATCAGGTTGGCTACCTTATGAAAGAACGTAAAGAAAGACTTTCCCAATTACTTACAATGGAAAATGGAAAGGTACTGGAAGAGGCACGTGGAGAAGTACAAGAAGGGATTGATATGGCCTTTTATATGGCTGGCGAAGGGCGTCGCCTATTTGGGCAGACTACACCAGCGGAACTGAAAGACAAATTTGCGATGAGCCAGCGTGTTCCGGTTGGTGTTGTTGGAATTATTACACCATGGAACTTTCCAATTGCTATCGCTACATGGAAGTCTTTTCCTGCTATCGTTGCCGGAAATGCTGTAATCTGGAAACCTGCAACAGAAACCCCAATTATGGCTTACGAACTTGCAAAAATATTTGAAGAAGCCGGTTTGCCTGATGGAGTGTTGAATGTCGTATTTGGCTCAGGATCCAGCGTGGGAGATGCTATGGTTCAGCATAAGGATATCCGTGTTATTTCATTTACTGGATCGGACGCTACAGGGCGCAATATTGCTAGTGAATGTGGAAAACAGTTGAAAAAAGTGTCCTTGGAAATGGGCGGGAAAAATGCTGTCATTGTGATGGATGATGCAGATCTGGATCTCGCAGTGGAAGGTATCTTATGGAGTGCATTTGGAACGAGCGGGCAACGCTGTACAGCATGTAGTCGTGTGATCGTGCATGAAAAGGTGAAAGAAACGCTAGAAGAGCGCTTGCTTGCTAAGATGGAGGAGTTAACCATCGGTAATGGTTTGGATGAATCGATCAAGGTTGGTCCTATTATTAACAAAGCTGGGATGGATAAAATTAACGGATATATGGAAATCGGAAAAGAAGAAGGTGCTAAATTACTTGCGGGTGGCTATGAACTGAATGCTGGGGATCAGGGAAAAGGAAATTATTTTGCACCAACATTATTTTCGGATGCAACTGCAGATATGCGTATTTCTCAAGAGGAAATTTTCGGGCCGGTTGTCTCCTTAATCCCGGTTAAGAGTTTTGAAGAGGCGATTGAGGTAAATAATGGTGTTGCTTTTGGACTTTCAAGCTCGATCTTCACAACTGATGTCAATCGTGTGTTCCAAGCACAGCGTGATCTGGATACCGGGATCGTTTATGTTAATGCAGGGACCACAGGTGCGGAAATCCATCTGCCATTTGGTGGCACAAAAGGTACAGGGAACGGGCATCGTGATTCTGGCGTGCAGGCGTTGGATGTGTTTACAGAGTGGAAGGCTATTTACGTTGATTACAGTGGCAAACTGCAGCGCGCACAAATTGATGTGGATTAA